AGTATGAGTTTGTAACGACCATGGCGTCATCGCAACCATAGAAGCTCTTCGCAGAGATGGCTTCCTGAACCGCCGAGTTGCCGACGTTTCCCGAATAATTTTTCGCCTGAATCACCATCTTTTTACCAAATTTGCTTACGAACAGGTCTGCGCCCTGATCACCGCTTAGTTTGGTTCCCTCGACATCGTAGCCGGCCGTCTGGAAGATCTGGCCGAGAAATTTCTCGAATTCGTATCCATTCATGGCGTCTACGTGGTACATAGTGACGAACTGATTGGGATCGAAGAACTCGAGCTTCGTTGCCAGCCTCTCGACGAGAATGTCGAAGTTGATCTGTTCGCAGATTTCAAGCCATGTTTCCACGGTTTGCCAAGGTAGAAGCGGCGTGCCGAACGCTGAGGACGCTTGGTCCGTGTACTGTATTTCCGCGTGTCGGATGTTGTTATCCCAGAGGAAATAGAACAACAAGCTGAGGTCATCGCGGTAGCTTACCCCTGCTTCCGCTATCCACGATCGGAGGATCTCGCGCAGTGAGCCTTTTGTATGCCTTGATATCTCAGTGGAGAAACCAAGGTATGCCGAATTGAACCCGGTTGTCAGCAATAGTTTGTCCAACAGATGCGGGAGCTCTTCAAGCTCTGTAAAGCCCTTGCGGATCAAAACTTCGCGAAAAAGCTCACGGTTAGAATACGTCCCATTTTTTCTCGCACCTGGCGTCTCCGCATCGCCGGGCTCGACGTCTATATTTCGAACCGTGTGAAAGAAGTTGGCAAAGTAAGGCTTCTTCAGCTCGGAATATTTTCGGAGCACTGTACGAAGGAGGTCATTGAGCTGCGCCTGCTCTTTCTTTTTGCCGAGCAGATCTTTCAGAAACCCCTTCGTCTGATATTGGAATTCGGGGTAAAAGGAAGGATCAAGCGGAACCTGGAGTGCCGCAGGTGCTGCCTGACCGGATGCCTGGATCGGAGCATTCGTACACCATGGACACTTAGTTTCGAATGATTTGCGTCTGCACGAAGTACATTGGTAGATCACGAAATCCCTCTTGATTGTGAATTTTTGTTTTGCAGTCGTCATCCCGCCAATCTAATCTAGACCGCAACACTGCAGGGTTAAGACGACGTCACGCACCATTAGCGTCGCGAGGAGCAACGCCTGCATTAGCCTCACGCCGAAGCATAACCATGCTGACGCCACGCGGTGACCCTTGCTCTATTCGTCGGCGAAAACAAGGCAATTAAGCCATTTCAGCAGGCGCGCTGCCATCCCTCAAGGGGGCAATAGTCGACCAGCTGATATATGGTATCTCAGGACAAAGCGTGGCAGGCGCGCGAAACCGCCTTCCGGTTGCTCGACACTGCCACCGTCGGCAGTACACCATATTGCCGACATCCAAGCATGCCCCGTGGAATGTCGGGTATGGCCGAACCTGCCCCGCGTCGCGATGTCGGCAAGTTCCCGATCCCTTTGCTATGAGAGGCCGGCGGCCGCGCGGCCGTGGAAGCGGAAGGCTCCATGACTGTCGTCAGTCCGAGGACTACCGGGGGATGTTGGCCCCCATTCGCGCACGATCGTTAATTTCCTGATGGCGCCGATTGTCGGTCAGCGATTCCAGACACAACAGTCAACCGCGTCGCTTTCTATTGAGAGGTGGTCTACACGACCATGCACTTAGGACCGCACCTTCATGCCCGGTCAACCCGAGGCATGGCATGCACCCGGCTCCAAGCTTCCCGCCCTTGACCCGCGACCGTAGCCGATAGCGGGCGCGCATCAAGGGGCGAGGGACCGTGTTGCCCGCACCCCTCCCTCGCCTTTTTCCTTGACGCACGCCCGCTATCGGCTCCTCCAGTCGCACGGGCGGGAACCCGGGAGCCTGGCGGCAGCAACGCCAACCCCGAGTTCCACCGGGAAGTGTCCGGTCGCAACGGCAAGGCACATCCCCTCGCCCGGTTCCGGTCCTCAACCTTGACTGTGGAGATTGCCATGCAACTCGCTTCCTCTTTCCATTACGGCTCCCCGATGCTTCGCGCTGACTCCGCCCCTCTCGGACGACCAGATTCGCCGGGTTGCCCCTTCCATCTTCGCCGATGGCAAGCACGAAAGCCGTTCCGAACGCTACACCTACATTCCCACCATCGACGTCCTGCGGGGCCTGCGCAACGAAGGGTTTCAGCCGTTCATGATTTGCCAGACCCGCGTACGCGATCAAGGGAAGCGCGAATTCACCAAACACATGCTGCGGCTTCGCCATGCCGACCAGATCACCGGCGAGGAAGCCGACGAAATCGTGCTGCTGAACTCACACGACGGCACCAGCAGTTACCAGATGCTGGCGGGCACATTCCGGTTTGTCTGCCAGAACGGCATGGTCGCGGGCGAGAACATCGCCGATATCCGCGTGCCACACAAAGGCAATGTCATCCAGAATGTGATCAATGGCGCATTCGACGCGCTTGAGGGCTTCGACCTAATCCGCGAGCAGAAGGACGGCATGCGCGCCGTCGATCTGAACCGCGACGAACAACAGGCATTCGCCCGAGCCGCACTCGCGTTGCGTTACGACCCGACCGATGCCGAAGCGCCCGCGCCCATTACCGGAGGTCAGTTGCTTTCCCCGCGTCGCTTCGAGGATCGCCGCGATGACCTATGGACCGTGTTTAACCGTGTGCAGGAAAACCTCACGAAGGGAGGACTGCACGGCCTCTCGCGATCGGGCCGCGCGATGTCCACGCGACCCATCACGGGCATTGACCAGAACGTGAAGCTCAACCGCGCCCTTTGGATGCTCGCGGATGCCATGCGCCAACTGAGGGCATAACGATCCGGTGGCGGCGCACCCGCGCCGCCCCGTTCCCAGCCTTTGCGCCACGACGCGCTCCGGGTTACATCCCGGCGCGTCACACAGTGCTGGCCCGGCACCTTGTTTCCCGCTCTGGAGCCAATCACGCAAGCGCAAACTGTCGAAACTGTCAAAGACCTGCAGTAAAACAGAGGCAAGTACTACCACTTGTCACTCGCCCCCGCAGAGGATGATGGTTGCAGGGTACCAATGACCGGGATCGACCAGAACGACACGCCTTCGCGCATGCTTCGCGATGCCGCCGCGTTCCTGGCCGGCGCCACCGACCAACTTTGACTTGCTCGAGTAGACGTCACACCACCTACCCGCATCAGATGACTTCCGGCCCACCAGCCGGCCCCCGCCGATAGCAGCAACACAACCAGCGCGAAGACCATCAGCTCGTAGCACGCCCTGACTACCCGCCGCATCACGCCTCGCTCAAATGACGCCACCGCCGCATCAAGCCGGTGCCGCTGTTCGCGCGCCGCCATCGCCGTCACACCCACGAGCCGGTTTCCCACCATACGTGCAAGCCGGCCGCTCGCCCGTTCAACCAGTACAGTCAATGCCTGCCTGTCGAGTTCCGCGAGTGCGGCCCTGTAACGCGCCTCGTGCTCATCGGTCATCCGCTCGGCCAGTTCAATCGTCGCCTTGCAGCGTGCAAGCGCATCACGATGCTGCGCCATCAGCGCGTCCGTGGCTGCGTGCGCCTCTGTCCGTACGCCATCGAGGCTGCCCGCACCCGCCTGCCGGATGCGTTCCGGCATGACCTCGTAGAGCCGCCCGTAGTATTCGAGCATAACCAGCACAGACCACAGTGCATCGTTGTCGCGCAGGTTCAGCGCACCCGACACCCGCCGCATTCGCAGTACACTGGCATCGTCAGGTAATTCACCCGTGACGTCGAGAAACAGGCGGGCGAGCGTGTCTGGCGGCCCGCCCCGACTCTTACGCATCGACTGTCACCCTGGCAAACACCGTTCCGCACAATGCGCGCCAGCGCAGTAGTTCCGCCCGTTCGCCAATATGCATCGTCTCCGCCGCCCTGCGTATCGACAGGCGCTGGCTACGCAGTTCATCAGCGACACGATCCGCGAGATCCGGAAAATCCAGCGACTGGCCCTGCTCCTCGACGGCCTTCCTCAGTTGCGAGTCACGGTACAGGGTGAATTTCTCCGGCGAGCCGAAATAGCCGTTACGCACGACATGCGTCACAGCATTCGGGAACGTGACGCCGAATCTGAGCAATAGTTCCAGACTGTCACGCTGCCGATTGATCACCCACAGCACAACGAGCCGCCGTGCCAGTTCATCGAGCGCACTGGCGAGCGTCCCACCGTATTGCGCGACGCCAGTCTGGCTCCTCGCTGCCGTGTTCACGACGACGGTCGCATCACGATGCTGGTCGCAGAAATTGATGAAGTCGATCCAGCCACTCACGTCATCGAGATCGCACGACCCACATTCGATCTCGCAGTGAACAGCCTTCATGACATCCGGATTGGACGTGTCGGTCTCTACTAGCACGACGTTGATATCGGTCCGTCGCAGGTGATCAACCAGCGCCAGCGTCACAAAGCTCTTTCCGACCCCGCCCTTGCTGCCGCCGACCATGTAGATGGGGGGATTTTGCGTTGCCATGTCACACCTCTACAGATTTTCGGTATCCGGCCTGATCGGAAATCC
Above is a window of Paraburkholderia sprentiae WSM5005 DNA encoding:
- a CDS encoding restriction endonuclease; translated protein: MTTAKQKFTIKRDFVIYQCTSCRRKSFETKCPWCTNAPIQASGQAAPAALQVPLDPSFYPEFQYQTKGFLKDLLGKKKEQAQLNDLLRTVLRKYSELKKPYFANFFHTVRNIDVEPGDAETPGARKNGTYSNRELFREVLIRKGFTELEELPHLLDKLLLTTGFNSAYLGFSTEISRHTKGSLREILRSWIAEAGVSYRDDLSLLFYFLWDNNIRHAEIQYTDQASSAFGTPLLPWQTVETWLEICEQINFDILVERLATKLEFFDPNQFVTMYHVDAMNGYEFEKFLGQIFQTAGYDVEGTKLSGDQGADLFVSKFGKKMVIQAKNYSGNVGNSAVQEAISAKSFYGCDDAMVVTNSYFTRSATELANAASVRLIGRRELQVYLDDHNQRIIEQFRLAGDGIEDPESPAMTGV
- a CDS encoding nucleotide-binding protein, producing the protein MATQNPPIYMVGGSKGGVGKSFVTLALVDHLRRTDINVVLVETDTSNPDVMKAVHCEIECGSCDLDDVSGWIDFINFCDQHRDATVVVNTAARSQTGVAQYGGTLASALDELARRLVVLWVINRQRDSLELLLRFGVTFPNAVTHVVRNGYFGSPEKFTLYRDSQLRKAVEEQGQSLDFPDLADRVADELRSQRLSIRRAAETMHIGERAELLRWRALCGTVFARVTVDA